The following proteins are co-located in the Candida dubliniensis CD36 chromosome 3, complete sequence genome:
- a CDS encoding vacuolar transporter chaperone (VTC), putative (Similar to S. cerevisiae VTC1), translated as MSSTNKRIALPARVEPKVFFANERTFLSWLNFTVILGSLGVGLLNFGDYVGRISAGLFTFIAMLTMVYALVTYHWRAKAIRLRGSGPYDDRFGPTMLCIFLLVAVVVNFILRIRA; from the coding sequence ATGTCGTCTACTAATAAGAGAATTGCATTACCAGCTAGAGTTGAGCCAAaggttttttttgccaATGAGAGAACATTCCTTTCGTGGTTGAATTTCACGGTTATTTTAGGGTCTTTGGGTGTTGggttattgaattttggtGATTATGTGGGAAGAATTTCTGCTGGGTTGTTTACGTTTATTGCGATGTTGACAATGGTTTATGCGTTGGTTACATACCACTGGAGAGCCAAGGCTATTAGATTGAGAGGGTCAGGGCCATACGATGATAGATTTGGTCCAACAATGTTGTGTATTTTCTTATTGGTAGCTGTTGTTGTCAACTTTATATTGAGAATCAGAGCGtaa